A region from the Triticum urartu cultivar G1812 chromosome 1, Tu2.1, whole genome shotgun sequence genome encodes:
- the LOC125512401 gene encoding histone H4 translates to MSGRGKGGKGLGKGGAKRHRKVLRDNIQGITKPAIRRLARRGGVKRISGLIYEETRGVLKIFLENVIRDAVTYTEHARRKTVTAMDVVYALKRQGRTLYGFGG, encoded by the coding sequence ATGTCAGGCCGAGGCAAGGGAGGCAAGGGCCTGGGAAAGGGCGGCGCGAAGCGGCACAGGAAGGTGCTGCGCGACAACATCCAGGGGATCACGAAGCCGGCGATCCGGCGGctggcgcggcggggcggcgtgaAGCGCATCTCCGGGCTGATCTACGAGGAGACCCGTGGCGTGCTCAAGATCTTCCTCGAGAACGTCATCCGCGACGCCGTCACCTACACGGAGCACGCCCGCCGCAAGACCGTCACCGCCATGGACGTCGTCTACGCGCTCAAGCGCCAGGGCCGCACCCTCTACGGCTTTGGCGGCTGA